The Equus asinus isolate D_3611 breed Donkey chromosome 4, EquAss-T2T_v2, whole genome shotgun sequence genome has a segment encoding these proteins:
- the TDG gene encoding G/T mismatch-specific thymine DNA glycosylase isoform X1, translated as MEAENAGSYSLQQAQAFYTFPFQQMMAEAPNMAVMNEQQMPAEVPAAAAAQEPVQETPKGRKRKPRTTEPKKPAEPKKPAETKKSGKSTKSKEKQEKITDTFKVKRKVDRFNGVSEAELLTKTLPDILTFNLDIVIIGINPGLMAAYKGHHYPGPGNHFWKCLFMSGLSEVQLNHMDDHTLPGRYGIGFTNMVERTTPGSKDLSSKEFREGGRILVEKLQKYQPRIAVFNGKCIYEIFSKEVFGIKVKNLEFGLQPHKIPDTETLCYVMPSSSARCAQFPRAQDKVHYYIKLKDLRDQLKGIERNTDVQEVQYTFDLQMAQEDAKKMAVKEEKYDPGYEAAYGGAYNDNLCNSEPCSFSSNGPTADNGESTFSDVPNGPWMTQSFTDQIPSFHNHCGMQEQEEGSHA; from the exons CTACTCCCTTCAGCAAGCTCAAGCTTTTTATACATTTCCATTTCAACAAATGATGGCTGAAGCTCCTAATATGGCAGTAATGAATGAACAGCAAATGCCAGCAGAAGTTCCAGCCGCAGCTGCTGCTCAGGAACCCGTACAAG AGActccaaaaggaaggaaaagaaaacccagaacAACAGAACCAAAAAAACCAGCGGAACCCAAAAAACCTGCTGAGACCAAAAAATCTGGGAAGTccacaaaatcaaaagaaaagcaagaaaaaataacagaCACGTTTAAAGTGAAACGAAAAGTAGACCGTTTTAATGGTGTTTCAGAAGCTGAACTTTTGACCAAGACTCTCCCAGACATTTTGACCTTCAATCTGGACATTGTGATT attgGCATAAACCCAGGACTAATGGCTGCTTACAAAGGTCATCATTACCCTGGACCTGGAAACCATTTTT GGAAGTGTCTGTTTATGTCAGGGCTGAGTGAGGTCCAACTGAACCATATGGATGACCACACTTTACCAGGGAGGTATGGTATTGGGTTTACCAATATGGTGGAAAGGACAACACCAGGCAGCAAGGATCTTTCCAG TAAAGAATTTCGTGAAGGAGGACGTATTCTAGTGGAGAAATTACAGAAGTATCAGCCACGAATAGCAGTGTTTAATGGAAAAT gtatTTATGAAATTTTTAGTAAAGAAGTTTTTGGAATAAAGGTTAAGAACTTAGAATTTGGACTTCAACCCCATAAGATCCCAGACACAGAAACT CTCTGCTATGTTATGCCATCATCCAGTGCAAGATGTGCTCAGTTTCCTCGAGCCCAGGATAAAGTTCATTACTACATCAAGCTCAAGGACTTGAGGGATCAGTTGAAGGGCATTGAACGAAACACAGACGTTCAAGAGGTGCAATATACATTTGACCTACAGATGGCCCAAG AGGATGCAAAGAAGATGGctgttaaggaagaaaaatatgaccCGGGTTATGAAGCAGCATATGGCGGTGCTTACAATGACAATCTGTGCAATAGTGAACCTTGCAGCTTCTCTTCAAATGGGCCAA CAGCTGATAATGGAGAATCAACTTTCAGTGACGTTCCAAATGGGCCGTGGATGACCCAGTCGTTTACAGACCAGATTCCTTCCTTTCATAATCATTGTGGGATGCaagaacaggaagaaggaagCCATGCTTAA
- the TDG gene encoding G/T mismatch-specific thymine DNA glycosylase isoform X2 — protein MEAENAGSYSLQQAQAFYTFPFQQMMAEAPNMAVMNEQQMPAEVPAAAAAQEPVQETPKGRKRKPRTTEPKKPAEPKKPAETKKSGKSTKSKEKQEKITDTFKVKRKVDRFNGVSEAELLTKTLPDILTFNLDIVIIGINPGLMAAYKGHHYPGPGNHFWKCLFMSGLSEVQLNHMDDHTLPGRYGIGFTNMVERTTPGSKDLSSKEFREGGRILVEKLQKYQPRIAVFNGKCIYEIFSKEVFGIKVKNLEFGLQPHKIPDTETLCYVMPSSSARCAQFPRAQDKVHYYIKLKDLRDQLKGIERNTDVQEVQYTFDLQMAQEDAKKMAVKEEKYDPGYEAAYGGAYNDNLCNSEPCSFSSNGPTDNGESTFSDVPNGPWMTQSFTDQIPSFHNHCGMQEQEEGSHA, from the exons CTACTCCCTTCAGCAAGCTCAAGCTTTTTATACATTTCCATTTCAACAAATGATGGCTGAAGCTCCTAATATGGCAGTAATGAATGAACAGCAAATGCCAGCAGAAGTTCCAGCCGCAGCTGCTGCTCAGGAACCCGTACAAG AGActccaaaaggaaggaaaagaaaacccagaacAACAGAACCAAAAAAACCAGCGGAACCCAAAAAACCTGCTGAGACCAAAAAATCTGGGAAGTccacaaaatcaaaagaaaagcaagaaaaaataacagaCACGTTTAAAGTGAAACGAAAAGTAGACCGTTTTAATGGTGTTTCAGAAGCTGAACTTTTGACCAAGACTCTCCCAGACATTTTGACCTTCAATCTGGACATTGTGATT attgGCATAAACCCAGGACTAATGGCTGCTTACAAAGGTCATCATTACCCTGGACCTGGAAACCATTTTT GGAAGTGTCTGTTTATGTCAGGGCTGAGTGAGGTCCAACTGAACCATATGGATGACCACACTTTACCAGGGAGGTATGGTATTGGGTTTACCAATATGGTGGAAAGGACAACACCAGGCAGCAAGGATCTTTCCAG TAAAGAATTTCGTGAAGGAGGACGTATTCTAGTGGAGAAATTACAGAAGTATCAGCCACGAATAGCAGTGTTTAATGGAAAAT gtatTTATGAAATTTTTAGTAAAGAAGTTTTTGGAATAAAGGTTAAGAACTTAGAATTTGGACTTCAACCCCATAAGATCCCAGACACAGAAACT CTCTGCTATGTTATGCCATCATCCAGTGCAAGATGTGCTCAGTTTCCTCGAGCCCAGGATAAAGTTCATTACTACATCAAGCTCAAGGACTTGAGGGATCAGTTGAAGGGCATTGAACGAAACACAGACGTTCAAGAGGTGCAATATACATTTGACCTACAGATGGCCCAAG AGGATGCAAAGAAGATGGctgttaaggaagaaaaatatgaccCGGGTTATGAAGCAGCATATGGCGGTGCTTACAATGACAATCTGTGCAATAGTGAACCTTGCAGCTTCTCTTCAAATGGGCCAA CTGATAATGGAGAATCAACTTTCAGTGACGTTCCAAATGGGCCGTGGATGACCCAGTCGTTTACAGACCAGATTCCTTCCTTTCATAATCATTGTGGGATGCaagaacaggaagaaggaagCCATGCTTAA
- the TDG gene encoding G/T mismatch-specific thymine DNA glycosylase isoform X4, with product MMAEAPNMAVMNEQQMPAEVPAAAAAQEPVQETPKGRKRKPRTTEPKKPAEPKKPAETKKSGKSTKSKEKQEKITDTFKVKRKVDRFNGVSEAELLTKTLPDILTFNLDIVIIGINPGLMAAYKGHHYPGPGNHFWKCLFMSGLSEVQLNHMDDHTLPGRYGIGFTNMVERTTPGSKDLSSKEFREGGRILVEKLQKYQPRIAVFNGKCIYEIFSKEVFGIKVKNLEFGLQPHKIPDTETLCYVMPSSSARCAQFPRAQDKVHYYIKLKDLRDQLKGIERNTDVQEVQYTFDLQMAQEDAKKMAVKEEKYDPGYEAAYGGAYNDNLCNSEPCSFSSNGPTDNGESTFSDVPNGPWMTQSFTDQIPSFHNHCGMQEQEEGSHA from the exons ATGATGGCTGAAGCTCCTAATATGGCAGTAATGAATGAACAGCAAATGCCAGCAGAAGTTCCAGCCGCAGCTGCTGCTCAGGAACCCGTACAAG AGActccaaaaggaaggaaaagaaaacccagaacAACAGAACCAAAAAAACCAGCGGAACCCAAAAAACCTGCTGAGACCAAAAAATCTGGGAAGTccacaaaatcaaaagaaaagcaagaaaaaataacagaCACGTTTAAAGTGAAACGAAAAGTAGACCGTTTTAATGGTGTTTCAGAAGCTGAACTTTTGACCAAGACTCTCCCAGACATTTTGACCTTCAATCTGGACATTGTGATT attgGCATAAACCCAGGACTAATGGCTGCTTACAAAGGTCATCATTACCCTGGACCTGGAAACCATTTTT GGAAGTGTCTGTTTATGTCAGGGCTGAGTGAGGTCCAACTGAACCATATGGATGACCACACTTTACCAGGGAGGTATGGTATTGGGTTTACCAATATGGTGGAAAGGACAACACCAGGCAGCAAGGATCTTTCCAG TAAAGAATTTCGTGAAGGAGGACGTATTCTAGTGGAGAAATTACAGAAGTATCAGCCACGAATAGCAGTGTTTAATGGAAAAT gtatTTATGAAATTTTTAGTAAAGAAGTTTTTGGAATAAAGGTTAAGAACTTAGAATTTGGACTTCAACCCCATAAGATCCCAGACACAGAAACT CTCTGCTATGTTATGCCATCATCCAGTGCAAGATGTGCTCAGTTTCCTCGAGCCCAGGATAAAGTTCATTACTACATCAAGCTCAAGGACTTGAGGGATCAGTTGAAGGGCATTGAACGAAACACAGACGTTCAAGAGGTGCAATATACATTTGACCTACAGATGGCCCAAG AGGATGCAAAGAAGATGGctgttaaggaagaaaaatatgaccCGGGTTATGAAGCAGCATATGGCGGTGCTTACAATGACAATCTGTGCAATAGTGAACCTTGCAGCTTCTCTTCAAATGGGCCAA CTGATAATGGAGAATCAACTTTCAGTGACGTTCCAAATGGGCCGTGGATGACCCAGTCGTTTACAGACCAGATTCCTTCCTTTCATAATCATTGTGGGATGCaagaacaggaagaaggaagCCATGCTTAA
- the TDG gene encoding G/T mismatch-specific thymine DNA glycosylase isoform X3 translates to MMAEAPNMAVMNEQQMPAEVPAAAAAQEPVQETPKGRKRKPRTTEPKKPAEPKKPAETKKSGKSTKSKEKQEKITDTFKVKRKVDRFNGVSEAELLTKTLPDILTFNLDIVIIGINPGLMAAYKGHHYPGPGNHFWKCLFMSGLSEVQLNHMDDHTLPGRYGIGFTNMVERTTPGSKDLSSKEFREGGRILVEKLQKYQPRIAVFNGKCIYEIFSKEVFGIKVKNLEFGLQPHKIPDTETLCYVMPSSSARCAQFPRAQDKVHYYIKLKDLRDQLKGIERNTDVQEVQYTFDLQMAQEDAKKMAVKEEKYDPGYEAAYGGAYNDNLCNSEPCSFSSNGPTADNGESTFSDVPNGPWMTQSFTDQIPSFHNHCGMQEQEEGSHA, encoded by the exons ATGATGGCTGAAGCTCCTAATATGGCAGTAATGAATGAACAGCAAATGCCAGCAGAAGTTCCAGCCGCAGCTGCTGCTCAGGAACCCGTACAAG AGActccaaaaggaaggaaaagaaaacccagaacAACAGAACCAAAAAAACCAGCGGAACCCAAAAAACCTGCTGAGACCAAAAAATCTGGGAAGTccacaaaatcaaaagaaaagcaagaaaaaataacagaCACGTTTAAAGTGAAACGAAAAGTAGACCGTTTTAATGGTGTTTCAGAAGCTGAACTTTTGACCAAGACTCTCCCAGACATTTTGACCTTCAATCTGGACATTGTGATT attgGCATAAACCCAGGACTAATGGCTGCTTACAAAGGTCATCATTACCCTGGACCTGGAAACCATTTTT GGAAGTGTCTGTTTATGTCAGGGCTGAGTGAGGTCCAACTGAACCATATGGATGACCACACTTTACCAGGGAGGTATGGTATTGGGTTTACCAATATGGTGGAAAGGACAACACCAGGCAGCAAGGATCTTTCCAG TAAAGAATTTCGTGAAGGAGGACGTATTCTAGTGGAGAAATTACAGAAGTATCAGCCACGAATAGCAGTGTTTAATGGAAAAT gtatTTATGAAATTTTTAGTAAAGAAGTTTTTGGAATAAAGGTTAAGAACTTAGAATTTGGACTTCAACCCCATAAGATCCCAGACACAGAAACT CTCTGCTATGTTATGCCATCATCCAGTGCAAGATGTGCTCAGTTTCCTCGAGCCCAGGATAAAGTTCATTACTACATCAAGCTCAAGGACTTGAGGGATCAGTTGAAGGGCATTGAACGAAACACAGACGTTCAAGAGGTGCAATATACATTTGACCTACAGATGGCCCAAG AGGATGCAAAGAAGATGGctgttaaggaagaaaaatatgaccCGGGTTATGAAGCAGCATATGGCGGTGCTTACAATGACAATCTGTGCAATAGTGAACCTTGCAGCTTCTCTTCAAATGGGCCAA CAGCTGATAATGGAGAATCAACTTTCAGTGACGTTCCAAATGGGCCGTGGATGACCCAGTCGTTTACAGACCAGATTCCTTCCTTTCATAATCATTGTGGGATGCaagaacaggaagaaggaagCCATGCTTAA
- the TDG gene encoding G/T mismatch-specific thymine DNA glycosylase isoform X5, which yields MAAYKGHHYPGPGNHFWKCLFMSGLSEVQLNHMDDHTLPGRYGIGFTNMVERTTPGSKDLSSKEFREGGRILVEKLQKYQPRIAVFNGKCIYEIFSKEVFGIKVKNLEFGLQPHKIPDTETLCYVMPSSSARCAQFPRAQDKVHYYIKLKDLRDQLKGIERNTDVQEVQYTFDLQMAQEDAKKMAVKEEKYDPGYEAAYGGAYNDNLCNSEPCSFSSNGPTADNGESTFSDVPNGPWMTQSFTDQIPSFHNHCGMQEQEEGSHA from the exons ATGGCTGCTTACAAAGGTCATCATTACCCTGGACCTGGAAACCATTTTT GGAAGTGTCTGTTTATGTCAGGGCTGAGTGAGGTCCAACTGAACCATATGGATGACCACACTTTACCAGGGAGGTATGGTATTGGGTTTACCAATATGGTGGAAAGGACAACACCAGGCAGCAAGGATCTTTCCAG TAAAGAATTTCGTGAAGGAGGACGTATTCTAGTGGAGAAATTACAGAAGTATCAGCCACGAATAGCAGTGTTTAATGGAAAAT gtatTTATGAAATTTTTAGTAAAGAAGTTTTTGGAATAAAGGTTAAGAACTTAGAATTTGGACTTCAACCCCATAAGATCCCAGACACAGAAACT CTCTGCTATGTTATGCCATCATCCAGTGCAAGATGTGCTCAGTTTCCTCGAGCCCAGGATAAAGTTCATTACTACATCAAGCTCAAGGACTTGAGGGATCAGTTGAAGGGCATTGAACGAAACACAGACGTTCAAGAGGTGCAATATACATTTGACCTACAGATGGCCCAAG AGGATGCAAAGAAGATGGctgttaaggaagaaaaatatgaccCGGGTTATGAAGCAGCATATGGCGGTGCTTACAATGACAATCTGTGCAATAGTGAACCTTGCAGCTTCTCTTCAAATGGGCCAA CAGCTGATAATGGAGAATCAACTTTCAGTGACGTTCCAAATGGGCCGTGGATGACCCAGTCGTTTACAGACCAGATTCCTTCCTTTCATAATCATTGTGGGATGCaagaacaggaagaaggaagCCATGCTTAA
- the TDG gene encoding G/T mismatch-specific thymine DNA glycosylase isoform X6, which yields MAAYKGHHYPGPGNHFWKCLFMSGLSEVQLNHMDDHTLPGRYGIGFTNMVERTTPGSKDLSSKEFREGGRILVEKLQKYQPRIAVFNGKCIYEIFSKEVFGIKVKNLEFGLQPHKIPDTETLCYVMPSSSARCAQFPRAQDKVHYYIKLKDLRDQLKGIERNTDVQEVQYTFDLQMAQEDAKKMAVKEEKYDPGYEAAYGGAYNDNLCNSEPCSFSSNGPTDNGESTFSDVPNGPWMTQSFTDQIPSFHNHCGMQEQEEGSHA from the exons ATGGCTGCTTACAAAGGTCATCATTACCCTGGACCTGGAAACCATTTTT GGAAGTGTCTGTTTATGTCAGGGCTGAGTGAGGTCCAACTGAACCATATGGATGACCACACTTTACCAGGGAGGTATGGTATTGGGTTTACCAATATGGTGGAAAGGACAACACCAGGCAGCAAGGATCTTTCCAG TAAAGAATTTCGTGAAGGAGGACGTATTCTAGTGGAGAAATTACAGAAGTATCAGCCACGAATAGCAGTGTTTAATGGAAAAT gtatTTATGAAATTTTTAGTAAAGAAGTTTTTGGAATAAAGGTTAAGAACTTAGAATTTGGACTTCAACCCCATAAGATCCCAGACACAGAAACT CTCTGCTATGTTATGCCATCATCCAGTGCAAGATGTGCTCAGTTTCCTCGAGCCCAGGATAAAGTTCATTACTACATCAAGCTCAAGGACTTGAGGGATCAGTTGAAGGGCATTGAACGAAACACAGACGTTCAAGAGGTGCAATATACATTTGACCTACAGATGGCCCAAG AGGATGCAAAGAAGATGGctgttaaggaagaaaaatatgaccCGGGTTATGAAGCAGCATATGGCGGTGCTTACAATGACAATCTGTGCAATAGTGAACCTTGCAGCTTCTCTTCAAATGGGCCAA CTGATAATGGAGAATCAACTTTCAGTGACGTTCCAAATGGGCCGTGGATGACCCAGTCGTTTACAGACCAGATTCCTTCCTTTCATAATCATTGTGGGATGCaagaacaggaagaaggaagCCATGCTTAA